In a genomic window of Quercus lobata isolate SW786 chromosome 4, ValleyOak3.0 Primary Assembly, whole genome shotgun sequence:
- the LOC115986862 gene encoding translation initiation factor IF-2, chloroplastic-like: MLIIVGSMQGTMVSLAYMASFGSLASERSHYSLVRRGCLSKGNWVKKKRWHCVSLSVCKYSATAATDLVSEQSNTYRGVKSDDSDVGFLRKPTPKPVLMSSGSTWEPSRINGDSDDGDGKLRVVEERNKVIESLGEVLEKAEKLETSRVSKPGSRSESRVVNNTNSTSTAAATQNSKTLKSVWRKGDNIATVQKEVKGKNGNTNKTA; encoded by the coding sequence ATGTTAATAATAGTAGGAAGTATGCAAGGAACAATGGTTTCTCTGGCTTATATGGCCAGTTTTGGAAGTTTGGCTTCCGAAAGGTCACACTACTCATTGGTGAGGAGAGGTTGTTTGTCAAAAGGGAACTGGGTTAAGAAGAAGAGGTGGCATTGTGTGTCATTGTCTGTGTGTAAATATTCTGCCACAGCAGCTACTGACTTGGTTTCTGAACAAAGTAACACCTATAGAGGAGTTAAAAGTGATGATAGTGATGTTGGTTTTCTACGTAAGCCGACTCCTAAGCCAGTTTTGATGTCGTCGGGGTCTACTTGGGAACCATCAAGAATCAATGGGGATTCTGATGATGGTGATGGAAAGTTGAGGGTTGTTGAGGAGAGGAATAAGGTGATCGAATCGCTTGGAGAGGTATTGGAGAAGGCAGAGAAGTTAGAAACTTCGAGGGTGAGTAAGCCGGGGAGTAGGAGTGAGAGTAGGGTTGTAAATAACACAAATAGTACTTCGACGGCGGCAGCAACTCAGAATTCTAAAACTTTGAAGAGTGTGTGGAGGAAAGGGGACAATATCGCTACTGTACAAAAGGAGGTAAAGGGTAAGAATGGTAATACTAATAAAACAGCATAG
- the LOC115985764 gene encoding wall-associated receptor kinase 2-like, with protein sequence MGFLGILIQVTWVAVMLSELAAAAVAFPIALPNCPDKCGDVEIPYPFGLREGCYIGQNFFVNCTNSTQPSLLGGLTATNFSLEGQAHVLVYIAMDCYKQGVLDPDLSIWASVYLDLGLNFTISSTQNKFIVVGCDTYAYLDFQQDKENFSTGCVSVCGSSRYIVNGSCSGVGCCEVDIPNGLNYVTLESYSFKNHTKVGAFNPCGYAFISQQTTFNFSIDSLHSLQHQNMTPVVLDWAIGTEKCKEVVNKSNYTCGGNSTCIDSDNGSGYRCKCMEGYHGNPYLHLGCQDINECENPNHCKLPGEKCINLLGNFTCSCIKGYHLDVSAGICVTNQSSRLVTLLVGIGLSFMVALVCSSWLYLIFKKRQLIKLKQRFFEQNGGLILQQKLSKQENSAETTKIFTMKELEKATNNYDETLIIGRGGFGTVYKGNLPNNRIVAIKKSKIGDESQIKQFINEVVVLSQINHRNVVKLLGCCLETQVPLLVYEFIPNGTLFEYIHHESKVSTISWETRLRIAAETAEALSYLHSAASPPIIHRDVKSSNILLDSTYTAKVSDFGASKLVPLDQTQIATMVQGTLGYLDPEYMQTSQLTEKSDVYSFGVVLVELLTGKKALSFDRPEEERSLATYFLSFSKDNRLFEVLEKHIANEENVEQVKEAANLAKMCLRLKGEDRPTMKEVATKLEDLSKMEKHSRDNVDSNSEETKFLHTKTSDSHNYDVDNQSADVNDIVRDHVA encoded by the exons ATGGGTTTCCTTGGGATTCTTATACAAGTCACTTGGGTTGCTGTAATGTTATCTGAATTGGCAGCCGCGGCAGTAGCATTTCCAATAGCGCTGCCCAACTGCCCCGACAAGTGTGGAGATGTGGAAATTCCCTATCCATTTGGCCTAAGAGAAGGTTGCTACATAGGTCAAAACTTTTTCGTCAATTGTACCAACTCAACTCAACCAAGTCTTCTGGGAGGCTTAACGGCTACAAACTTTTCCCTCGAAGGTCAGGCTCACGTCTTGGTGTATATAGCCATGGACTGTTATAAACAGGGTGTGCTGGATCCGGATCTTAGTATATGGGCATCAGTGTATCTCGACTTGGGCCTCAATTTCACCATCTCTAGCACTCAAAACAAGTTCATTGTCGTTGGCTGTGACACTTATGCATACCTTGATTTCCAGCAAGATAAAGAAAATTTCTCAACAGGCTGCGTTTCCGTTTGTGGAAGCAGTAGGTACATAGTCAATGGGTCTTGCTCTGGTGTTGGTTGTTGCGAGGTAGATATTCCTAATGGGTTGAATTATGTTACTTTGGAATCCTACAGTTTCAAGAATCACACAAAAGTAGGGGCTTTCAATCCTTGTGGCTATGCATTTATTAGCCAACAAACCACGTTCAATTTCTCCATCGATTCCCTTCATAGTCTACAACACCAAAATATGACGCCGGTAGTTCTTGATTGGGCGATCGGTACTGAGAAATGTAAAGAAGTCGTGAACAAATCAAATTACACATGTGGAGGTAATAGCACTTGCATCGATTCCGACAACGGGTCTGGGTACCGTTGTAAATGCATGGAAGGCTACCATGGGAATCCATACCTCCATCTCGGTTGCCAAG ACATTAATGAATGTGAAAACCCCAATCATTGCAAGCTCCCGGGAGAAAAGTGTATTAACTTACTAGGGAATTTTACTTGTTCTTGCATCAAGGGGTACCATTTGGACGTAAGTGCAGGAATCTGTGTTACCAATCAATCATCACGACTAGTTACCCTCTTAGTTG GAATTGGCCTAAGCTTCATGGTTGCGCTTGTTTGTAGCTCTTGGTTGTATTTGATATTTAAGAAAAGACAGTTGATCAAGCTTAAACAAAGGTTCTTTGAACAGAACGGGGGTTTAATTTTACAACAGAAACTCTCTAAACAAGAAAATTCAGCTGAAACAACCAAAATCTTCACCATGAAAGAGTTGGAAAAGGCTACCAACAATTATGATGAAACTCTAATCATTGGCCGGGGAGGGTTTGGTACAGTTTATAAAGGAAATTTACCAAATAATAGGATTGTGGCCATCAAGAAGTCAAAAATAGGAGATGAAAGCCAAATCAAGCAATTCATCAATGAGGTAGTTGTACTTTCCCAAATTAATCATAGGAATGTGGTTAAATTATTAGGTTGTTGTTTGGAGACACAAGTTCCTTTACTAGTTTATGAATTCATACCCAATGGTACTCTCTTTGAGTACATTCATCATGAAAGTAAGGTGTCCACCATATCATGGGAAACTCGTCTTAGGATAGCTGCAGAAACAGCAGAAGCACTATCATATTTGCACTCTGCAGCTTCTCCACCTATAATCCATAGAGATGTCAAGTCTTCAAACATATTGTTGGATAGCACTTACACAGCAAAGGTATCAGATTTTGGAGCTTCAAAATTGGTTCCACTAGACCAAACACAAATAGCTACAATGGTGCAAGGAACTTTGGGATACTTGGATCCTGAATACATGCAAACAAGTCAATTGACAGAAAAGAGTGATGTTTATAGCTTTGGAGTGGTCCTCGTAGAGCTATTAACTGGAAAAAAAGCTCTTTCATTTGATAGGCCTGAGGAAGAGAGAAGTCTAGCCAcatattttctctcattttccaaGGATAATAGATTGTTTGAAGTTCTTGAAAAACATATAgcaaatgaagaaaatgttgaGCAAGTAAAGGAAGCTGCAAATCTTGCAAAGATGTGCTTAAGATTGAAAGGGGAGGATAGGCCTACTATGAAAGAAGTAGCAACAAAATTGGAGGATTTAAGTAAGATGGAGAAGCATTCCAGAGACAATGTTGATTCTAACTCAGAAGAAACTAAATTCTTGCACACCAAGACATCAGATTCTCACAACTATGATGTTGATAATCAAAGTGCTGATGTGAATGATATTGTGAGGGACCATGTAGCATAA